The Verrucomicrobiota bacterium DNA window ACGACCACGCCGATCAGGCTTTCTTTGACCTTGAGGTTCGCTTTGCGGGCATAACTATGGCTGGCCCCGTAACTGGCCTTGAGGACAAGCTCCGTCTTATTTTCATCCAGGAGCATGATGGAGCAAAGGGGGGTATTTAATAGACGAGTGGCTTGTTCGGCCATCAAGCCCAGGACCTCGTCGAGATTCACGGCGGAAACAATCGTTTGGGCGATAGTGAAAAGGATCTCAAGCTTACGGGAGTTATCCTGACCTTGTTTAAATATCCAGGCGTTATAAAGGATTTTTGACGTATTGGTGGCGATAGTTTCCAGGAGGCTTTGATCCTCATCGGAAAAGGCGGAAGGTTTGACGCTGTTACAATTCAGCACCCCGATGACCACACCCTTAATTATGAGGGGAACGGATAACTCCGAGCGGATAGAGGACTTCGCAGGGATATACCGGGGGTCTTTGGTGATATCGTCGATCCGGAGGGTTTTTCCGTGGGCCACGGTCCAGCCGATGATGCCCTCACCCGGACGTAGCTTGAGTTGTTGTGTTTTTTTCGGCAAATTAATCGAGACCTCCGTTTCGAGCAGGCTGGAGTTTGGATCGACAAGCATGATGGAGCCGCTGGTGGCGTGGGTGGCCTTGACCGCAGTTTCAAGCAATTTGCGCAGGAGCTTCGGCGGTTCGAGTGAAGAGCTGGCGATGCTGCTGATTTTATTCAAGAGCACGAGGCGTTGATACTTCTTTTCGAGCTGCCTGTAGGCTTTATTCATTGATCAAAAGTTTTTCAAGAGTTTGTTTGAGTTTAGCGATGACTTTCTCGTCGGTGATTTTCTGGTCACGTTTGTCCAAGACATAGAAGGTATCGATGGCTGCCCCTTTTTCCGTGGCGATTTTAGCTAGGGAGAGATTAATATTCCGGCGGGAGAAGACATGGAGGATATCATAGAGGAGCCCCATGCGGTCAGCGGTTTGTATCTCTACAACAGTAAAATCCTGGGATAAATCATTATTGATGATGATTTTTTGGGGGAAACGTTCTGGAAGGGGTTCCTGCGCCGGTTGTTTCTCCTTGAATTTCAGGACTTTCTCCTCGATGTCATAATCATCCTCGGTCAAGGCCCGGTTCAATGTCGTCTCGACCTGTTTGATGTCCCGGGGGTTTGTCGCCGCCTCGAAACGAGTCGTGCAAACACGGAACGAGTCTAATACAATATCATCTGAGCGGGTGTAGATAGCGGCATTAAGGATATTCAACTCCGCGAGGGTAAAGGCAGCGGCGATTTTCATCAAGAGTGACTCCCTGTCCCATGTGCAGATCGCCACACGTGAATGCCCCGCATTGGTGAGGTGTGTCCAGTGGAATACGGGGGAGAGGGGATCTTCCTTCGGGTTATATTGTTTATTTAGGAAACTCTGGATGAGCTGCATGTCGCTGGAGAGTTGCTCAGCTGTCCGGGCCATGAAATAACGGGTCGGCATGAGCTCAAAATGAGCGGAGATTTGGAGCGCCGTGTCTTCCTTTGTGCCGCTCTGGAAAGATTCTTCGACCTCCTCCCGGAGCTTGGCTTTTTCGTCATCAGCCTGCTCGATGAGATTAAAGTTCCCGGTAAAATATTTTGAAGCAGCATGATAGAGCTGCCAGTGGCTCAGCTCCCACCAATCTTGCCCGACCCCGTCATTAACGGCTTGAGCATCGGCGAAGGTCAGGAGGTGGAGCATGTCGAGGGTCTCCTGGTCGCGTACGATCCGGCAGAATTCCTCGATGACCGTGATGTCATAGAGGTCACGTTTACGGGCAAATTCACTCATGGTCAGGTGGTTATCCACCAGCAGGACGAGCTGTTGGCGTTCGTGGGAAGTGAGCTTAAATCTTTTACTCAGGTGCATCGCGTTTTTCGCACTCTGATCGGAGTGGTGCCGGGAATTCATTGCGCGTCCGGAATCATGCAAGAGCAGGGCCAGGTAGATGATTTTTGGGTTTTCGGTTTTTTGGAAAATCTCTGTGTACTTCGAGAACGGGGGATTATTCGCATTGATGACCTGATCGAGTTTATCGATACATTTGAGTGTGTGCTCGTCGGCGGTGTAACGGTGGAAGAACTCATGCTGGACCAGACAGGTGAGCTTACCAAAGTCGGGGATGTACCTGCCAATAAAATCAACCTCGTGCATGGCCCGGAGGATGGGCCCGACCTGGCCTTTATTGCCGATGATTTCGAAGAATGTTTCCCGTGAGACACCCGAATACCGGAAAGAGCGGTCCACGAGGCCGAGTCTTGCCCGGATCAAGGTTTTCATGGCGGGATCCATGGCGACATGGCGCTGCTGCATGTAAAGGAAGACCCGGATCATCCGAAAGGGGTCTTCACGAAAAATGGAGGTGGACTCGGCCATGATGATATCCTTCCGGATATTAAAGCCATCCACGGACTCGGAGCGTTTACGCCGCCGGGCGAGGAAGTTAAAGGCCGTTTTTTTGACCTCCTGGCTTTCAAGTTCGAGCCGTTCATCGAGTAATTTACAGATATTATAGATATTCCGGGCGTGCGTATAGTAGTCCCGCATAAATACCTCTATCCGGCGCAGGACGGTATGTTGCATGTAGTCAAATGCGTCGGCGATTTTGCCTTGCTGGCTGAGGTTAATCACATCATTGGCCCGGCCTGTGCGGTAGTGTAATTCATTACGGACCCGCAAGAGGAAATCGTAGGCCGCATCGAGTTGTTTCCTCTCAGAGGCAGAAAGCCACGCCTTTTCCTGCATTTTGGTGAATGAAGTAAGTCCAAATTTAAAAAAGGCCACCCAACGGACATTCTGGACGTCCCGCAGGCTCCCGCACCCGTTTTTGATATTGGGCTCTTGGACAAATACGGTATTGCTGAATTTTAAATGGCGCTCCTTCTGGTCCTCGATCCGCCAGCGGATGTATTCGGCGACATAGGGTTTGACACATTTCTGCACCAGTAACTCACGGAATGTCTGGAAGAGCTCCTGGTCCCCGTCGATGATACGGGACTCGATCATGGCCGTTTTGGATTGCATGTCCTCATTAGCATGAGCGATCGAATCCGTGAGTGAACGGGTGGCGTGTCCGACTTTGAACCCGATATCCCAAAGCATGTAAAGAACCTGCTGGATCACCTCGTCGACATAAGGGGGTAATTTGCGTGAGGTGCCATTGTGGAGGAACATGATATCTACATCACTGCACGGACACAGTTCACCCCGCCCGTACCCGCCGACGGCGATCAAGCTGATCTTTGGGATGTCAGTGGCAGGGAGTTTTTCTTTGAGGTATTCCTGGGCGCCATTAAAAATATGGCGGAGGATGACATCGATCAGGTTAGCGCGCCCCGTACAGATCTCGCGCCCGGAGCCGCCCCCCCTGTGCTGGATCCTGAGCCGGTGCTCTTCCATGCGGAGGAATTTTTTGTAGAGTTCGAGAAGATCGGAAGGTTTGCTTTTAGGGCTGCTGATCAGTCTTTCTTCTGCGTGGCGTAATACTTTGTCGAGATGGCTTTTACTCACGCTCAATACGTTTACCCCACTGGCCTACGGGCGCAAGTGTTACTTTTATAAAAATAAGGCCGATCCACCCCCTCTTTCATGCCCTTCCGGGGAGCAATTTGCACCACGAAGGACACGAAAGGCACGAAGGAAAAGCAACTGGAGGGACAAGCTTCTGCTTGTCCGAGACCCCGAGGAAACAAAACAGTGTAGGGCGACCGGCCCGGTTGCCGAAAGCCGGATTTAACCGTGAAACTCCTACTTGCCTTCCGGTGAGCAATTTGCACCACGAAAGGCACGAAGATGGAGGGGCGAGATTCCTCTCGACCGAGGCCCGCCCGATGGAACCATTCCGGCCCCGAAAGACCCTGGGGGCAATTTGCTCCATCAAAGTAGAAGCGTGCTTCCATCCGCTTTGCCATTTTCCTCAGCACATGCATCAGCGCGGAAACCTGCTGTTGGGTTTTTAAAGAATAAATTCCCCGCCCGTTCCAACCTGTTTTTGGGAATTTTACACTTTTTCCGCTCCGTTCTCACTAAAGGGTTATTGTGTGTGGGGGATGAGGTTTTCTACAGGAGGTTATGATTATTTTGGGCGGGGGGCCACGGCCACGGCGGCGGCACGGGCGGGCATATCCTTGCTATGGCTCGGACCTGCGAGGCAAATTGCGCGCATGAAGGCTTCATTACCCTCGTAATAGGTGGGGGGTTCGTAAGTAATCCCGTTATTGAGTTTTCTTTCCTCGGAACGGATCTTTGGTAAGAGGTAAAAACGACCGGCCAGTGAGTAGAGGTGTGCTTTGAGGCCGCCGTATTTGTGCAGACCTTTGAGTTGTTCTTTCATCCGGTGATGGAGGGCGGGGCTTTTCTTGTAATAAACCATGATAGCGGACGTGAGGGCCGCGAAAGTGGTGAAAAGCTCTTTACCCTCGCGTTGGTAACGTTTGCGGATGGCCTGATCAGAATGGTTCCTGTAGCGGATCCATCCTTTGAGGAGAGTGTGGCCTACACGGACGATACTCGGGCCGTTGACGGCGAAATCCGTTTCAAAGGCTTGGAGGAGATATTTTGATTCCTGACCGTCCTTGATATGGTCATGGTGATAATTAAAACGGTATTGGCCATGGATATCATTTGGGGGGACTTCCTCCTCCGATTTTAAGCGGCCTTTCTCACTCATTTCGCGGTGGAGTGCTGTGCCGGACACGGGGGTATAAAGCATGAATTGATGGAAATCCGTGTCGTGGGCGGCGGCATAGTCGATCACATCCTGGATATTTTCCGGGGTATGATTTTCTAAACCGATAATTGTCGACCCCAGAATGCGGATGCCGTGGGACTGGAGATTCGAGACGAGTTTACGGCTGTCGATGCCTTTGAGCTTTGTATAACGGCTGTCCTCGCCCTCGATACCCATCCAGACCCATGAGACCCCGAGGCGGATGAGCTGCTCGATCGTATAACTCTGGAGGACGTTGGCGGAGGTGAATACGTACAGGCTCCATGATTTATTATGTTCGATCATGAGGTCGAGCAGGCGCAAGGCGCGGTTGCGGTGGAAAAGGAAATTCTCATCCATGATAAAGAAGCTCTGGGTATTCAGGGCTTGCTCGGTCTGCTCCATCACGGAGAAAAGGTCATCCCCGGTCTCGTAGAAATTAATAAACCGGCCTTTGCCGCCAAACATGGCGGATGTGGAGCAGAAATTACAACCCAAGGGACAACCCACGGAAGGAATGATCACGGCGGCGGTGTCTTCGGGTTTCTCACTGATTTTGATCCCGGCTGTATGGGCTTTTAACCCCGAGACAATGATCGGATGTTTGACCTTGGTCGAGTCATCCTGTCCGGTAAACCGACGGAACCAGATGATGCCCTCGCCCTGCACCGTATAATCGGCCCCCACACGGTCTTTGAGCCCGGCGACATTCGCGATATGTCCGCCGATGACGATCTTGGCTTGCGGCTGGTATTGGCGGATTAATTCACACATTTTTTTGACTTTAAGGATATTCGGATAAATCGAGGTGATCCCGATAATGTCATAGTCATTTTCCTGGATCTCGCGGGTGAATCTTTCCAAGGACGGGAAATCCAAGAGGACACAGGGAGCTTCCAGATTATTTTGGATCATCATGATGCCCCAGCTGCGGTGGAACATCCTTAATGAAAAAGGACCTTGCACCCGAGTGACCTGATTATGGTAGAGCTCCATGGGGTTAATGGAGCGGCTCCCGTATTCATCGTCTTGGGCGTAAGGACCAAAAACACTGGAGAAAAGGATACGGGCATTTTTGCCTTTGGGATGAACCGGATGGGTGGGGCTGGCCACTACAGGACTACAAACAGGGTCTGAGGTGATAGGAGTATCGAGCGAATCAGAGGTGGTGGCAATACGATCTGAATCCAAGGTATTTTGCTTCGACATGGGTGATTCTTTCTCTGGATAATTTTTTTTGAACTTAATGGGCAATTATCAGTGACTCCGGAGGGAAATAAACAGCAGAAAGATAAAACACACCTTGAACCATACCAAATCCATCTCTGTTATAAAATCGATCTTGGATACTCCGGGGTTACCTTGTCGAAAGCTTCTGGGCGTACCCGGTCATTTCGAGGAAGCCGTTACCTTTGAGGGGTTCGTTCTGCTTGCTGCCGGTGATATTAATGGCCCCTTCCCAGTAATCAAT harbors:
- the glnD gene encoding [protein-PII] uridylyltransferase, with the translated sequence MSKSHLDKVLRHAEERLISSPKSKPSDLLELYKKFLRMEEHRLRIQHRGGGSGREICTGRANLIDVILRHIFNGAQEYLKEKLPATDIPKISLIAVGGYGRGELCPCSDVDIMFLHNGTSRKLPPYVDEVIQQVLYMLWDIGFKVGHATRSLTDSIAHANEDMQSKTAMIESRIIDGDQELFQTFRELLVQKCVKPYVAEYIRWRIEDQKERHLKFSNTVFVQEPNIKNGCGSLRDVQNVRWVAFFKFGLTSFTKMQEKAWLSASERKQLDAAYDFLLRVRNELHYRTGRANDVINLSQQGKIADAFDYMQHTVLRRIEVFMRDYYTHARNIYNICKLLDERLELESQEVKKTAFNFLARRRKRSESVDGFNIRKDIIMAESTSIFREDPFRMIRVFLYMQQRHVAMDPAMKTLIRARLGLVDRSFRYSGVSRETFFEIIGNKGQVGPILRAMHEVDFIGRYIPDFGKLTCLVQHEFFHRYTADEHTLKCIDKLDQVINANNPPFSKYTEIFQKTENPKIIYLALLLHDSGRAMNSRHHSDQSAKNAMHLSKRFKLTSHERQQLVLLVDNHLTMSEFARKRDLYDITVIEEFCRIVRDQETLDMLHLLTFADAQAVNDGVGQDWWELSHWQLYHAASKYFTGNFNLIEQADDEKAKLREEVEESFQSGTKEDTALQISAHFELMPTRYFMARTAEQLSSDMQLIQSFLNKQYNPKEDPLSPVFHWTHLTNAGHSRVAICTWDRESLLMKIAAAFTLAELNILNAAIYTRSDDIVLDSFRVCTTRFEAATNPRDIKQVETTLNRALTEDDYDIEEKVLKFKEKQPAQEPLPERFPQKIIINNDLSQDFTVVEIQTADRMGLLYDILHVFSRRNINLSLAKIATEKGAAIDTFYVLDKRDQKITDEKVIAKLKQTLEKLLINE
- a CDS encoding cobalamin-dependent protein (Presence of a B(12) (cobalamin)-binding domain implies dependence on cobalamin itself, in one of its several forms, or in some unusual lineages, dependence on a cobalamin-like analog.), with amino-acid sequence MSKQNTLDSDRIATTSDSLDTPITSDPVCSPVVASPTHPVHPKGKNARILFSSVFGPYAQDDEYGSRSINPMELYHNQVTRVQGPFSLRMFHRSWGIMMIQNNLEAPCVLLDFPSLERFTREIQENDYDIIGITSIYPNILKVKKMCELIRQYQPQAKIVIGGHIANVAGLKDRVGADYTVQGEGIIWFRRFTGQDDSTKVKHPIIVSGLKAHTAGIKISEKPEDTAAVIIPSVGCPLGCNFCSTSAMFGGKGRFINFYETGDDLFSVMEQTEQALNTQSFFIMDENFLFHRNRALRLLDLMIEHNKSWSLYVFTSANVLQSYTIEQLIRLGVSWVWMGIEGEDSRYTKLKGIDSRKLVSNLQSHGIRILGSTIIGLENHTPENIQDVIDYAAAHDTDFHQFMLYTPVSGTALHREMSEKGRLKSEEEVPPNDIHGQYRFNYHHDHIKDGQESKYLLQAFETDFAVNGPSIVRVGHTLLKGWIRYRNHSDQAIRKRYQREGKELFTTFAALTSAIMVYYKKSPALHHRMKEQLKGLHKYGGLKAHLYSLAGRFYLLPKIRSEERKLNNGITYEPPTYYEGNEAFMRAICLAGPSHSKDMPARAAAVAVAPRPK